The following proteins are co-located in the Microbacterium immunditiarum genome:
- a CDS encoding 5-methylcytosine restriction system specificity protein McrC, with translation MSERHSFREFEPQVVERRRRDEMTSAAAGLVEQLRPRLRQFTTDGDAVTFMNVIGSFTLPGGDVIEVAPKLRVDDWTTAVIHLLSDDTRLAVAGSQRSRPSQRRDDLSAALALEYARRLERAIRREGPLQVYERKHHVSRRWSGRLDVTRWMRGVVLDPARFPMSRDELSVGNDFTRGMSVVAGLLSRSAAGGELASRLRRLQSAVVPGQAIPSFVNPMVGRRRLPSQWAAYGPAWDIAAPLLRNRSVVGDPGHATGLEVAVEPWPLLETLLERTLRAVVALDPALHLASKTTHPLLRDAATGKVAQGVEPDGLLRWADGRVAATFEAKYSSATPPARDHVFQALTTAAALDSPLAVLMYPDDRPATAFDVVGFEGRPARLAVAGMRMFSYRRGVGDTERADELRHVMQAASPAGELRL, from the coding sequence ATGTCCGAGCGGCACTCGTTCCGCGAGTTCGAGCCCCAGGTCGTCGAGCGTCGGCGCCGGGACGAGATGACGTCTGCCGCAGCCGGGCTCGTCGAACAGCTCAGGCCGCGTCTTCGGCAGTTCACCACCGACGGCGACGCAGTCACGTTCATGAACGTCATCGGCTCGTTCACGCTGCCGGGCGGCGACGTCATCGAGGTCGCGCCGAAACTGCGGGTCGACGACTGGACGACCGCCGTCATTCACCTGCTCTCGGACGACACGCGCCTCGCGGTTGCCGGCAGCCAGCGCTCCCGCCCGTCGCAGCGCCGCGATGACCTCTCAGCCGCCCTCGCGCTCGAATACGCCCGCCGCCTCGAACGCGCCATCCGCCGCGAGGGGCCGCTGCAGGTGTACGAGCGCAAGCACCACGTCAGCCGCCGGTGGAGCGGGCGGCTGGACGTCACCCGCTGGATGCGCGGCGTCGTCCTCGACCCGGCGCGATTCCCGATGAGCCGCGACGAGCTGAGCGTCGGCAACGACTTCACGCGCGGGATGAGTGTCGTAGCGGGGTTGCTCAGCCGCTCTGCCGCCGGCGGCGAGCTCGCGTCCCGGTTGCGGCGACTGCAGAGCGCTGTGGTGCCGGGACAAGCGATTCCGTCGTTCGTGAACCCGATGGTCGGGCGGCGGCGCCTGCCGTCGCAGTGGGCGGCGTACGGGCCCGCGTGGGACATCGCTGCGCCGCTGCTGCGGAACCGCTCCGTCGTTGGCGACCCCGGCCACGCAACGGGCCTCGAGGTCGCGGTCGAGCCCTGGCCGCTGCTCGAAACGCTGCTCGAGCGCACGCTGAGGGCCGTCGTTGCGCTCGACCCCGCGCTGCATCTCGCATCGAAGACCACACACCCGCTGCTACGCGACGCCGCGACCGGCAAGGTCGCGCAGGGCGTCGAGCCGGACGGGCTGCTGCGCTGGGCGGACGGGCGGGTCGCGGCGACCTTCGAGGCGAAGTACTCGAGCGCGACCCCGCCCGCGCGAGACCACGTCTTCCAGGCGCTCACGACGGCCGCCGCGCTCGATTCGCCGCTGGCAGTGCTCATGTACCCGGATGACCGACCCGCGACCGCCTTCGATGTGGTCGGCTTCGAAGGACGTCCGGCACGCCTTGCTGTGGCCGGCATGCGGATGTTCTCGTACCGCCGCGGCGTCGGCGACACCGAGCGTGCTGATGAGCTCCGGCACGTGATGCAGGCGGCCTCGCCGGCGGGGGAGTTGCGGCTGTAG
- a CDS encoding AAA family ATPase, which yields MFDVPAVPNASHDITYQWPGGSHRGFVSFSSERFHVGWGYSDAPLPWKVSLNPSPATVETFPGDPTKAVFADAETQWADFASRDLDPYVVAVKLRDEKDVLHIRAFLGKPQPGLEWAALDQTPAVVQERAAATRDSDACRAIEVSGGVAAEPDVAALIERLVENPNILLVGPPGTGKTVLLEKLTHFVENAAGGLLFDPDKNHDAFSEANTGLPGKARVVVLHPAYTYENLVVGLLPHPAKNGVSVKPTPGPLVNLAQYAGNPDTRALLVLDEFNRGNAAAVLGDTIALLDKDKRGRSFVNLPFGELGIDVPDEFKHGKDVRVPGEFTLPSNLWVVAAMNSSDRSVAPLDAALRRRFSIIEMPPNYDVLAQQLNAAEDPDFAAPLDEWTTGTVAALAVELLRALNGRIDAVLGTDFRLGQSNFWGIRRDTVEDAIHSLASAFDFRVVSTLRLAMQDDDGALAAVLRAGTAETPDTRADATATWKAGDSELGTYASARLHIRELSTLGAADAVEELKHQAKL from the coding sequence GTGTTCGATGTCCCCGCGGTCCCCAACGCATCCCATGACATTACGTACCAGTGGCCCGGTGGCTCCCATCGCGGTTTCGTTTCGTTCTCAAGCGAGCGCTTCCACGTCGGGTGGGGCTATAGCGACGCGCCACTTCCGTGGAAAGTCTCGCTGAATCCCTCCCCAGCAACGGTCGAGACGTTTCCCGGTGACCCGACGAAGGCTGTGTTTGCCGATGCTGAGACCCAGTGGGCGGACTTTGCATCACGAGACCTGGACCCTTACGTCGTCGCCGTCAAGCTCCGCGACGAGAAGGATGTGCTTCATATCCGCGCGTTCCTAGGCAAGCCGCAACCGGGTCTCGAGTGGGCCGCACTCGACCAAACCCCCGCTGTCGTCCAGGAGCGCGCTGCAGCGACCAGAGATAGCGACGCGTGCCGAGCCATCGAAGTATCGGGCGGGGTTGCAGCTGAGCCGGATGTGGCTGCACTCATCGAGCGACTTGTCGAGAATCCCAACATCCTCCTCGTCGGCCCGCCAGGGACGGGCAAGACGGTGCTGCTCGAGAAGCTCACGCATTTCGTGGAGAACGCCGCTGGCGGCCTGCTGTTCGACCCCGACAAGAACCACGACGCGTTCAGTGAAGCGAACACCGGTCTGCCCGGCAAGGCGCGCGTCGTCGTGCTGCACCCCGCCTACACTTACGAGAACCTGGTCGTCGGCTTGCTGCCGCACCCGGCGAAGAACGGCGTTTCGGTGAAGCCCACGCCGGGGCCGCTCGTCAACCTCGCGCAGTACGCTGGCAACCCGGACACCCGCGCGTTGTTGGTCCTCGACGAGTTCAACCGCGGGAACGCCGCTGCGGTCCTCGGCGACACCATCGCGCTACTGGACAAGGACAAGCGCGGGCGCTCCTTCGTGAATCTCCCGTTCGGAGAACTCGGCATCGACGTGCCCGACGAGTTCAAGCACGGGAAGGACGTTCGAGTGCCGGGCGAGTTCACGCTCCCCTCGAACCTCTGGGTCGTCGCGGCAATGAACTCGTCCGACCGCTCGGTCGCGCCGCTCGACGCGGCGCTGCGCCGCCGCTTCTCCATCATCGAGATGCCACCGAACTACGACGTCCTCGCGCAGCAGCTGAACGCAGCTGAGGACCCCGACTTCGCGGCACCACTCGACGAGTGGACGACGGGCACCGTGGCCGCTCTGGCCGTCGAGCTCCTCCGCGCGCTAAACGGGCGTATCGACGCCGTGCTGGGCACCGACTTCCGCCTCGGGCAGTCGAACTTCTGGGGTATCCGCCGCGATACCGTGGAGGACGCCATCCACAGTCTGGCGAGCGCCTTCGACTTCCGCGTTGTCTCGACGCTGCGCCTGGCCATGCAGGACGACGACGGCGCGCTCGCGGCCGTACTGCGGGCCGGCACCGCGGAGACACCAGACACCCGGGCAGACGCGACGGCAACCTGGAAGGCGGGGGATTCGGAGCTCGGCACGTACGCCTCTGCCCGCCTCCACATCCGCGAGCTGTCCACGCTCGGCGCAGCGGACGCCGTCGAGGAGCTCAAGCATCAAGCGAAGCTGTGA
- a CDS encoding DNA methyltransferase: MSGSVELVWPNKNLPLHASGATSYTWVEDGDKRLRAPLKVEAFGSTLGPTSNVLVVGDGLDALEALRETPVLAAGIRVVYIDPPFNTQKTFNQYGDSLATPMWLSMMRDRLAALKPLLREDASVWLHLDDSEVHRARVVMDEVFGEGAFVASVVWQKRTTRDSRAAFSSNHDTVLVYAPSGPRKWKLSRNLLVKDEALLRNRDDDPRGPWSDAPFTAPGYRKAQQYDIVTPTGDVLRPPRGRSWYATEATYRDLLAEDRIWFPRNGAGAPRIKLFAHQLRGLVPFTVWGSADVGTNDDAKRHLLEMFPGRPVFDTPKPEELLERIIHIASNPGELVVDLFAGSGTTAATAHKMRRHWVTVERNTQTVLDFTLPRLRQVVSGEDKGGITGQVSWTGGGSFKVVHVAPRFGTLTGVHRASALGAALRDAPLPFVRKRSA; the protein is encoded by the coding sequence GTGAGCGGGAGCGTCGAGCTGGTCTGGCCGAACAAGAACCTCCCCCTGCACGCCTCCGGCGCGACCTCTTACACGTGGGTCGAGGACGGCGACAAGCGCCTCCGTGCCCCGTTGAAGGTCGAAGCGTTCGGCTCGACGCTTGGCCCGACGTCGAACGTGCTCGTAGTCGGCGACGGCCTCGATGCACTCGAGGCGCTGCGCGAGACACCGGTCCTAGCGGCCGGAATCCGGGTCGTCTACATCGACCCACCGTTCAACACGCAGAAGACCTTCAACCAGTACGGTGACTCCCTCGCCACCCCGATGTGGCTGAGCATGATGCGCGACCGGCTCGCGGCCCTTAAGCCACTCCTGCGCGAGGACGCCTCCGTGTGGCTGCATCTCGACGACAGCGAGGTGCACCGCGCCCGCGTGGTAATGGACGAGGTCTTCGGCGAGGGCGCATTCGTCGCGTCAGTCGTGTGGCAGAAGCGGACCACGCGCGACTCACGCGCCGCGTTCAGCAGCAACCACGACACCGTGCTCGTGTACGCCCCCTCCGGCCCGCGGAAGTGGAAGCTGAGCCGTAACCTGCTCGTGAAGGACGAGGCGCTGCTTCGCAACCGCGACGACGACCCGCGCGGACCGTGGTCTGATGCCCCGTTCACGGCGCCCGGCTACCGCAAGGCGCAGCAGTACGACATCGTCACGCCCACCGGCGATGTCCTCCGACCCCCGCGAGGCCGCAGCTGGTACGCCACGGAGGCGACCTACCGAGACCTACTCGCGGAGGACCGCATCTGGTTCCCTCGGAACGGTGCCGGCGCCCCGCGCATCAAGCTCTTCGCGCACCAACTCAGGGGCCTCGTGCCCTTCACGGTGTGGGGCTCGGCGGACGTCGGAACCAACGACGACGCCAAGAGGCACCTGCTCGAGATGTTCCCTGGTCGCCCTGTCTTCGACACCCCGAAGCCCGAGGAACTGCTCGAGCGCATCATCCACATCGCCTCGAACCCGGGCGAGCTCGTCGTCGACCTGTTCGCTGGGTCGGGGACCACGGCTGCCACCGCGCACAAGATGCGGCGACACTGGGTCACGGTGGAGCGGAACACGCAGACGGTGCTCGACTTCACCCTCCCCCGTCTTCGGCAGGTCGTCAGCGGCGAGGACAAGGGCGGTATCACCGGCCAGGTGTCCTGGACCGGCGGCGGCAGTTTCAAGGTCGTGCACGTCGCGCCCCGCTTCGGGACGCTCACAGGCGTTCATCGTGCGAGTGCCCTGGGCGCGGCGCTTCGCGATGCACCATTGCCGTTCGTCCGGAAACGCTCGGCCTGA
- a CDS encoding IS30 family transposase, with amino-acid sequence MSSRRVRKGPGRRPKSLARKRFVELLAEGWSMAAAAREVGVSRSAAHIWKNGTTVRRKDGTVKVVPPLEPLAARVISPRFLSEEERVQIADLASRGLGPTAIGTVLGRAPSTISRELRRNLHPSGQYRPFHAHSAAAARRRRTRAFKLSSDPELRSYVTARLKERWSPQQISRALQRAHPDEPARRVAAETIYQAIYRPSAGILRKPAPSPLRTGRDHRRGHTRQIRAGRRFAQPMLSVHQRGFDPSDRSEAGHWEGDLIVGPHNRSAIGTLVERQTRYVKLLHLPAFNSIEMHAALVRTLGELPPPLRRTLTWDQGTEMANHLDVTADTGTRIYFCDAASPWQRGSNENTNGLLRQYFPKSTDLSVHSPRDLARVESELNRRPRMTLGDRTPHDLFTALLASENHPSLR; translated from the coding sequence ATGTCGTCTCGTCGTGTTCGGAAGGGGCCGGGTCGTAGGCCGAAGTCATTGGCGCGGAAGCGGTTCGTTGAGCTGCTTGCTGAAGGCTGGTCGATGGCCGCCGCCGCCCGCGAGGTGGGAGTGAGCCGATCCGCGGCGCACATCTGGAAGAACGGCACGACAGTCAGGCGCAAGGATGGCACCGTCAAGGTCGTGCCCCCGCTCGAGCCGCTTGCCGCCCGTGTCATCTCGCCCCGGTTCCTGTCGGAGGAGGAGCGGGTGCAGATCGCTGACCTCGCATCGCGCGGCCTCGGTCCGACCGCGATCGGAACCGTGCTGGGAAGGGCGCCATCCACGATCAGCCGGGAGCTGCGACGCAATCTGCATCCATCGGGGCAGTACCGGCCGTTTCACGCGCACTCGGCCGCCGCAGCGCGGCGGCGGAGAACCCGAGCGTTCAAGCTGAGCAGCGACCCTGAGCTGCGCTCATACGTGACCGCCAGACTCAAGGAGAGGTGGAGTCCGCAGCAGATCTCCCGCGCCCTGCAACGCGCACACCCCGATGAGCCGGCGCGGCGAGTGGCGGCAGAGACGATCTATCAGGCCATCTACCGTCCATCGGCCGGGATTCTGCGCAAGCCGGCGCCGTCACCGCTACGGACCGGGCGTGACCATCGGCGCGGTCACACCCGGCAGATCCGGGCGGGGAGGCGGTTCGCGCAGCCGATGCTGTCAGTGCACCAGCGCGGCTTCGATCCCTCCGACCGCTCGGAGGCCGGCCACTGGGAGGGGGACCTCATCGTCGGCCCTCACAATCGATCTGCGATCGGCACGCTCGTGGAACGACAGACCCGCTACGTGAAGCTGCTACATCTGCCCGCGTTCAACTCGATCGAGATGCACGCGGCCCTCGTCCGCACGCTCGGCGAACTACCGCCACCGTTGCGGCGCACGCTGACCTGGGATCAGGGCACCGAGATGGCCAATCACCTCGACGTCACCGCCGACACCGGAACGCGGATCTACTTCTGCGACGCCGCGAGCCCCTGGCAACGCGGCAGCAACGAGAACACCAACGGCCTGTTGCGTCAGTACTTCCCGAAATCCACGGACCTGTCTGTGCACAGCCCACGTGACCTCGCTCGCGTCGAGTCCGAACTCAACAGACGTCCCCGGATGACACTCGGCGACCGCACGCCACACGACCTCTTCACTGCTTTGCTAGCCTCCGAGAACCATCCCTCGTTGCGATGA
- a CDS encoding DNA adenine methylase, producing the protein MLQTAPPKVTKPFVRWAGGKTRLLPRILPHVPDAFQNYHEPFLGGGAVYFAVESRIGGRAHLADLNKHLVNAWVAMRDEQEALRPLLDAHQERDSKDYYYEMRAQVPTDPLESAARFLYLNATSWNHLWRENSKTGAMNVPWGDRQFKGFTEDTYAGLRATLSLADIRTEDFRVALDRVQPGDFVYLDPPYLPVFSKPDSEKEPTAKFNKYTARTFELRDLVELAAACEDMTRRGIRWVMSNRDTSGVRELFHFADIVTFRTHRSLAAQSKREVESHLSPEAIVIGR; encoded by the coding sequence ATGCTGCAGACCGCGCCGCCGAAGGTCACGAAGCCCTTCGTCCGCTGGGCAGGTGGGAAGACCCGCCTGCTCCCGCGCATTCTGCCGCACGTGCCCGACGCGTTCCAGAACTACCACGAGCCGTTCCTCGGTGGCGGCGCGGTTTACTTCGCCGTCGAATCCCGCATCGGCGGCCGAGCGCATCTCGCCGACCTGAACAAGCACCTCGTAAACGCCTGGGTCGCCATGCGCGACGAGCAGGAGGCCCTGCGCCCGCTGCTCGACGCGCATCAGGAGCGCGACTCGAAGGACTACTACTACGAGATGCGGGCCCAGGTCCCGACCGACCCGCTCGAGAGCGCGGCTCGGTTCCTCTATCTCAACGCGACATCCTGGAACCACCTCTGGCGGGAGAACTCCAAGACCGGCGCCATGAACGTGCCGTGGGGCGACCGGCAGTTCAAGGGGTTCACTGAGGACACGTACGCCGGCCTGCGGGCGACACTGAGCCTCGCCGACATCCGGACCGAGGACTTCCGAGTAGCCCTCGACCGTGTGCAGCCCGGGGACTTCGTATACCTCGACCCCCCGTACCTGCCGGTGTTCAGCAAGCCAGACTCCGAGAAGGAGCCGACGGCGAAGTTCAACAAGTACACGGCTAGGACGTTCGAATTGCGGGACCTTGTCGAGCTCGCTGCGGCGTGCGAGGACATGACGCGCCGGGGCATCCGCTGGGTGATGTCGAATCGCGACACGTCTGGTGTGCGGGAGTTGTTCCATTTCGCCGATATCGTGACCTTCAGAACACATCGGTCACTGGCTGCGCAGAGCAAGCGCGAGGTCGAATCGCACCTTTCCCCGGAGGCCATCGTCATCGGAAGGTGA
- a CDS encoding alpha-L-rhamnosidase gives MNIVVADLSVEGTGHPLAIDDPHPQLSWKLSGEDRGILQSAYQIVAATTRERLEDVVVDLWDSGRVESSESVSVAYEGEVPGPGSRIYWKVRVWAGPGEPSAWSDAGWWERGLGDAWEGAWIGGPQLPAETLTFAGARWIGAPGTVAGNDSMPAGDQCIRKEFDVPADRELERARMLITVDERYALSLNGDPVGSTPEGGGWHIAQVLDLTDHIRAGKNALSILATNAKRSPAAAIGKLVLEFYDAEPIVVATDSTWVSAATAQAGWTGVEFDDSGWPAVADLGSYGIEPWGAGAALPESNAPAPLLRTAFEVGSDLVRGRLYVAAAGYQIGTINGKPVSGHVLEPATTDYDESVMYVPYDVTDLLDAGSNVLAFELGRGFFGLNTANVWNLHRASWHGEPSVRADLVLEYADGSRQKVLTGPDWRVSAGPTRTDSVYAGETYDARFAQQGWATRDFDDSHWALASVVDGPRGSLTPQLVQPIEVVESSPAVVVTESRPGEYIVDFGRTMSGWVEMSGSGDAGRTVRIEYGQQLRPDGTLDLEQGYVKGGRFQRDEYVFSGTQTERWQPRFSQKSFRYIQIGGLDAAPPLEMFVAKGVRTAAEQTGTFTSSNPLYGRIHDIVVRSLGHHMLGIPAVDPMYEKIGWTADGHLNTPGFALNFDSRNFLAKWLDDLEQSQHQDGSLQVIAPTGGWGDSNAPDWTMAYPIVMWELWERFGDRAALSDHIEGVLRYLDSELAKLDQEGLASTVLGDWLPPGDTPASEDRRLPASAYVYRGLHIGIAAAHTLERTADEARLTEAAATLRHNFNSKFFDAEEQIYRTASDSGYRQTSNALSLAFGLVPEESRAAVAEALAANVRANDNHLDTGTLGTAVLLQVLMDTGHAAEAHAIAGQRTYPSWGYWIENGADTLWETWTLTHSGQGRPPGRDHYLFGSIDPWFYESLAGIKPLEPGYSHTLIAPAVSPLLPHVAATVHSVRGAISVDWSLDDAGSAGMVVVPGNATAELHLPVPDGFEVTENGQAQIDGVEQLKPGVYRLGSGSYDLAVRRIGGNPGDDERGTDPGTGQPGTAAPILVDSGGALLDGM, from the coding sequence ATGAACATCGTCGTGGCCGACCTCTCGGTCGAAGGCACGGGCCACCCCCTTGCCATCGATGATCCGCACCCGCAACTCAGCTGGAAACTGTCCGGCGAGGATCGCGGCATTCTGCAGTCGGCCTACCAGATCGTCGCCGCCACAACGCGCGAGCGGCTGGAGGACGTTGTTGTCGATCTTTGGGACAGCGGTCGCGTCGAGTCCTCCGAGTCGGTCAGCGTGGCCTACGAGGGCGAAGTGCCCGGGCCGGGGTCACGCATCTACTGGAAGGTGCGCGTCTGGGCGGGTCCCGGTGAGCCGTCGGCGTGGAGCGATGCCGGCTGGTGGGAGAGGGGCCTCGGCGACGCGTGGGAGGGCGCCTGGATCGGCGGGCCACAACTGCCCGCCGAGACGCTCACGTTCGCAGGGGCGAGATGGATCGGAGCACCTGGCACCGTTGCGGGAAACGACTCGATGCCGGCTGGAGACCAGTGTATTCGGAAGGAGTTCGACGTCCCCGCCGACCGCGAGCTCGAGCGCGCGCGGATGCTCATCACGGTTGACGAGCGCTACGCGCTGTCGCTGAATGGCGACCCAGTCGGCTCGACGCCCGAGGGCGGGGGCTGGCACATAGCCCAGGTCCTGGACCTTACTGACCACATCCGCGCGGGCAAGAATGCCTTGTCGATCCTCGCGACGAACGCCAAACGTTCGCCTGCCGCCGCGATCGGCAAACTTGTGTTGGAATTCTACGACGCAGAGCCGATCGTCGTCGCCACCGACAGCACGTGGGTGTCGGCGGCGACCGCGCAAGCCGGATGGACGGGTGTCGAGTTCGACGACAGTGGCTGGCCGGCGGTGGCCGACCTGGGGTCGTACGGCATCGAGCCGTGGGGTGCGGGCGCCGCACTGCCGGAGTCGAACGCGCCCGCCCCTCTCTTGCGCACCGCGTTCGAGGTGGGAAGCGACCTCGTCCGGGGGCGATTGTATGTCGCGGCCGCGGGATATCAGATCGGAACGATCAACGGAAAGCCGGTGAGCGGTCACGTCTTGGAACCCGCCACCACCGACTACGACGAGAGTGTCATGTACGTGCCGTACGACGTCACTGATCTGCTGGATGCGGGAAGCAACGTGCTGGCCTTCGAGCTCGGTCGTGGCTTCTTCGGTCTGAACACGGCGAACGTATGGAATCTGCACCGCGCGTCGTGGCACGGAGAACCGAGCGTGCGCGCCGACCTCGTGCTGGAGTACGCGGACGGGTCTCGCCAGAAGGTGCTGACCGGTCCCGACTGGCGTGTGTCGGCAGGCCCGACACGAACCGATTCCGTCTACGCGGGCGAGACCTATGACGCCCGCTTCGCGCAGCAGGGGTGGGCGACGAGGGATTTCGACGACTCGCACTGGGCGCTCGCGTCTGTCGTGGACGGCCCGCGGGGCTCGCTCACGCCGCAGCTCGTGCAGCCCATTGAGGTCGTCGAATCCTCTCCCGCGGTGGTGGTGACGGAGTCTCGCCCCGGTGAGTACATCGTCGACTTCGGGCGGACCATGAGCGGATGGGTCGAGATGTCGGGCTCTGGGGACGCGGGCCGTACCGTGCGCATCGAGTACGGGCAGCAGCTACGGCCCGACGGCACCCTCGACCTGGAGCAGGGCTACGTAAAGGGCGGACGATTCCAGCGCGACGAGTACGTGTTCTCCGGCACGCAGACCGAACGTTGGCAACCGCGGTTCAGCCAGAAGAGCTTCCGCTATATCCAAATAGGCGGCCTTGACGCGGCCCCGCCGCTCGAGATGTTCGTCGCGAAGGGCGTGCGCACGGCCGCCGAACAAACCGGCACCTTCACGTCATCCAACCCGCTGTACGGCCGGATCCACGACATCGTCGTGCGCAGCCTCGGTCATCACATGCTAGGGATTCCTGCGGTCGATCCGATGTACGAGAAGATCGGTTGGACTGCGGACGGCCACCTCAACACCCCGGGCTTTGCCCTGAATTTCGATTCGCGAAACTTCCTCGCGAAGTGGCTGGACGATCTCGAGCAGTCGCAGCACCAGGACGGGTCTTTGCAGGTCATCGCGCCGACCGGTGGATGGGGAGATTCGAACGCGCCGGATTGGACGATGGCCTACCCCATCGTCATGTGGGAGTTGTGGGAGCGCTTCGGTGACCGTGCAGCGCTCTCAGACCACATCGAAGGAGTGCTCCGCTATCTCGATTCCGAGCTCGCGAAGCTCGATCAGGAGGGGCTCGCGTCCACGGTGCTCGGTGACTGGCTACCCCCTGGTGACACACCCGCGTCCGAAGATCGGCGACTGCCGGCGAGTGCGTACGTCTACCGCGGCCTACATATCGGCATCGCGGCCGCGCATACGCTCGAACGCACGGCCGACGAGGCGCGGCTTACCGAGGCTGCAGCAACCCTGCGGCATAACTTCAACTCGAAGTTCTTCGACGCTGAAGAGCAGATCTACCGCACGGCGTCCGACTCCGGATATCGGCAGACGAGCAACGCGCTTTCGCTCGCGTTCGGACTCGTGCCCGAGGAGAGCCGGGCCGCCGTGGCCGAGGCGTTAGCTGCGAATGTGCGTGCGAACGACAATCACCTCGACACCGGTACCCTCGGCACCGCGGTCCTCCTGCAGGTGCTGATGGACACCGGCCACGCCGCCGAGGCGCACGCGATCGCCGGGCAGCGCACCTACCCCAGTTGGGGTTACTGGATCGAGAACGGGGCGGACACCCTATGGGAGACGTGGACGCTCACGCACAGCGGGCAGGGCCGCCCGCCGGGTCGTGACCACTACCTCTTCGGGTCGATCGATCCGTGGTTTTACGAGTCACTCGCCGGAATCAAGCCGCTGGAGCCGGGGTACTCGCATACGCTGATCGCGCCGGCCGTGAGCCCTCTGCTCCCCCACGTCGCGGCGACCGTGCACAGCGTCCGCGGAGCGATCTCCGTCGACTGGTCGCTGGATGACGCAGGGTCGGCGGGCATGGTGGTCGTACCAGGCAACGCGACAGCGGAGCTGCACCTTCCCGTCCCGGACGGCTTCGAGGTGACGGAGAACGGGCAGGCGCAGATCGACGGCGTCGAGCAACTCAAGCCTGGCGTCTATCGCCTCGGCTCTGGCTCATACGACCTCGCGGTGCGCCGGATCGGTGGTAACCCGGGAGACGACGAACGGGGAACGGACCCCGGAACCGGTCAGCCGGGGACAGCGGCTCCGATCCTCGTGGATTCCGGCGGCGCGTTGCTAGACGGTATGTAG